One segment of Triticum aestivum cultivar Chinese Spring chromosome 2A, IWGSC CS RefSeq v2.1, whole genome shotgun sequence DNA contains the following:
- the LOC123189380 gene encoding uncharacterized protein isoform X1, translated as MQFKNLEGKLIVRILEQRSSQKDGVAMMLLDIRRRSMEGEKITSEVLFAVLDGASEKTLLRSDIRNCKEGGIWDVSPSDIITDMNSLLACHSYLLEKALMNKWLQYKAALAYKVGEDLIAAEKSRGKKVNDQNSQGELDISAHSTEDHSSNSTDQHDSPPLEGTKGHSSNSTGQHDDPPLEGTGDGTKDDRVQSSQSLKHTEDDSIGNLYDLILEFLRSFRNNDPKKFYRGEIETIKYMGNLDIHIHFPHMKEYSAELAAYIIDHHDSDGVKADISRAAPQYLVEHNIGKPEEEIREGIKVIMVDLPSPTSNMSFKKYARLNKLTRPFKLPKKFRRLFSLRWKGRLYLMTYAGRRAARGLMNCIIKKHKEKLCWRGEWKLSDMRIEDGLFVIDTEALYVADVEGMAWDYKKYIELLNPFYVTVEQSSSSGSKKKQSSSSGSKKKQSSSSSSKEKQSSNSPPYWEILQTDTMAMPDPFKDPKAFDRFQKYMSAHFAFMPPVSIFQFLCLLFSICDGLRPNSDQQYGPLNVKPKGVENWTPKAIGVFLFNDVFFYSKNGVIVNAYSNTYWYMLKFVRHFSSHILSLTKNTEGQDVQDMILIHLMLACRLDRNLASLIRHIVNQTNMDGLFLRAWQALLASDDKIEEDFLEDQVSESEDEESDTDVEETRDEIEDEDIADLEPFKSEDEE; from the exons ATGCAATTTAAG AATCTTGAGGGAAAACTCATTGTGCGAATACTAGAACAGCGATCTTCTCAAAAGGACGGAGTTGCTATGATGTTGTTG GACATTAGGCGTCGTTCCATGGAAGGAGAAAAGATAACGTCAGAAGTTCTGTTTGCTGTTCTCGATGGCGCCAGCGAGAAAACTTTGTTACGCTCTGATATTCGTAATTGCAAAGAGGGAGGAATATGGGACGTCAGTCCGAGTGACATCATAACTGACATGAACTCATTGCTTGCATGTCACAGCTACTTGCTTGAGAAGGCATTG ATGAACAAATGGTTACAATACAAGGCTGCACTAGCATATAAAGTTGGGGAAGATCTTATTGCCGCGGAGAAAAG TAGGGGAAAGAAGGTCAACGACCAAAACAGTCAGGGAGAGCTGGATATTTCTGCTCATTCTACCGAAGATCATAGTTCTAATTCTACTGACCAACATGATAGCCCACCTTTAGAAGGCACCAAAGGTCATAGTTCTAATTCTACTGGCCAACATGATGATCCACCTTTAGAAGGCACTGGAGACGGTACAAAAGATGACAG GGTTCAAAGTAGCCAATCCTTAAAACATACTGAAGACGACAGCATTGGCAATCTGTATGATTTGATTCTTGAATTCCTTAGGAG CTTTAGGAACAACGACCCCAAAAAGTTCTACAGAGGCGAAATTGAAACGATTAAGTATATGGGCAATTTGGATATACACATTCATTTTCCGCACATGAAAGAGTATTCTGCAGAACTTGCTGCATATATTATTGATCATCATGACAGTGACGG GGTTAAAGCTGATATATCACGTGCTGCTCCTCAATACCTTGTTGAACATAACATTGGAAAACCTGAGGAAGAGATACGTGAGGGTATAAAAGTGATAATGGTGGATCTGCCCTCACCAACCAG TAACATGTCCTTTAAGAAATATGCTAGGCTAAACAAGTTGACAAGGCCTTTTAAACTTCCGAAGAAGTTTCGTCGACTTTTTTCACTTAGATGGAAAGGAAGATTGTACTTGATGACATATGCTGGAAGAAGAGCTGCTCGTGGGCTAATGAACTGCATCATTAAGAAGCACAAGGAAAAACTTTGTTGGAGAGGTGAATGGAAATTGTCTGACATGCGCATCGAAGATGGATTGTTTGTTATTGACACAGAAGCATTGTATGTTGCGGATGTCGAGGGTATGGCTTGGGATTATAAGAAGTACATTGAGCTTCTGAATCCTTTCTATGTCACAGTTGAACAATCCTCCTCCTCTGGGTCAAAGAAAAAACAATCCTCTTCCTCTGGGTCAAAGAAAAAAcaatcctcctcctcgtcgtcaaaAGAAAAACAATCCTCCAATAGTCCACCATATTGGGAAATTCTTCAAACTGACACCATGGCGATGCCAGATCCGTTCAAGGACCCAAAGGCATTTGACAGATTTCAGAAGTACATGTCTGCACACTTTGCATTCATGCCACCAGTTAGTATATTTCAGTTTCTTTGTCTGCTATTTAGCATTTGTGATGGACTGCGGCCAAACAGCGATCAACAATATGGACCGTTGAACGTTAAGCCGAAGGGTGTTGAAAATTGGACACCCAAGGCTATAGGAGTATTTCTGTTTAATGACGTCTTCTTCTATTCGAAGAATGGTGTCATTGTCAATGCGTATAGTAATACGTACTGGTATATGCTAAAGTTTGTTAGACATTTCTCTTCACATATTCTAAGTCTGACAAAG AACACTGAAGGCCAAGACGTCCAAGATATGATCTTAATACATTTAATGCTAGCCTGTCGTCTTGATCGTAATTTGGCATCACTAATTCGACACATTGTTAATCAAACAAACATGGATGGACT ATTTTTACGTGCATGGCAAGCGCTCTTAGCTTCAGA TGATAAAATCGAGGAGGATTTCTTAGAAGATCAAGtatctgaatctgaggatgaagaaaGTGACACTGATGTTGAAGAGACAAG GGATGAAATCGAGGATGAAGATATTGCAGATCTTGAACCGTTCAAATCTGAGGATGAAGAGTGA
- the LOC123189380 gene encoding uncharacterized protein isoform X4, with protein MQFKNLEGKLIVRILEQRSSQKDGVAMMLLDIRRRSMEGEKITSEVLFAVLDGASEKTLLRSDIRNCKEGGIWDVSPSDIITDMNSLLACHSYLLEKALMNKWLQYKAALAYKVGEDLIAAEKRGKKVNDQNSQGELDISAHSTEDHSSNSTDQHDSPPLEGTKGHSSNSTGQHDDPPLEGTGDGTKDDSSQSLKHTEDDSIGNLYDLILEFLRSFRNNDPKKFYRGEIETIKYMGNLDIHIHFPHMKEYSAELAAYIIDHHDSDGVKADISRAAPQYLVEHNIGKPEEEIREGIKVIMVDLPSPTSNMSFKKYARLNKLTRPFKLPKKFRRLFSLRWKGRLYLMTYAGRRAARGLMNCIIKKHKEKLCWRGEWKLSDMRIEDGLFVIDTEALYVADVEGMAWDYKKYIELLNPFYVTVEQSSSSGSKKKQSSSSGSKKKQSSSSSSKEKQSSNSPPYWEILQTDTMAMPDPFKDPKAFDRFQKYMSAHFAFMPPVSIFQFLCLLFSICDGLRPNSDQQYGPLNVKPKGVENWTPKAIGVFLFNDVFFYSKNGVIVNAYSNTYWYMLKFVRHFSSHILSLTKNTEGQDVQDMILIHLMLACRLDRNLASLIRHIVNQTNMDGLFLRAWQALLASDDKIEEDFLEDQVSESEDEESDTDVEETRDEIEDEDIADLEPFKSEDEE; from the exons ATGCAATTTAAG AATCTTGAGGGAAAACTCATTGTGCGAATACTAGAACAGCGATCTTCTCAAAAGGACGGAGTTGCTATGATGTTGTTG GACATTAGGCGTCGTTCCATGGAAGGAGAAAAGATAACGTCAGAAGTTCTGTTTGCTGTTCTCGATGGCGCCAGCGAGAAAACTTTGTTACGCTCTGATATTCGTAATTGCAAAGAGGGAGGAATATGGGACGTCAGTCCGAGTGACATCATAACTGACATGAACTCATTGCTTGCATGTCACAGCTACTTGCTTGAGAAGGCATTG ATGAACAAATGGTTACAATACAAGGCTGCACTAGCATATAAAGTTGGGGAAGATCTTATTGCCGCGGAGAAAAG GGGAAAGAAGGTCAACGACCAAAACAGTCAGGGAGAGCTGGATATTTCTGCTCATTCTACCGAAGATCATAGTTCTAATTCTACTGACCAACATGATAGCCCACCTTTAGAAGGCACCAAAGGTCATAGTTCTAATTCTACTGGCCAACATGATGATCCACCTTTAGAAGGCACTGGAGACGGTACAAAAGATGACAG TAGCCAATCCTTAAAACATACTGAAGACGACAGCATTGGCAATCTGTATGATTTGATTCTTGAATTCCTTAGGAG CTTTAGGAACAACGACCCCAAAAAGTTCTACAGAGGCGAAATTGAAACGATTAAGTATATGGGCAATTTGGATATACACATTCATTTTCCGCACATGAAAGAGTATTCTGCAGAACTTGCTGCATATATTATTGATCATCATGACAGTGACGG GGTTAAAGCTGATATATCACGTGCTGCTCCTCAATACCTTGTTGAACATAACATTGGAAAACCTGAGGAAGAGATACGTGAGGGTATAAAAGTGATAATGGTGGATCTGCCCTCACCAACCAG TAACATGTCCTTTAAGAAATATGCTAGGCTAAACAAGTTGACAAGGCCTTTTAAACTTCCGAAGAAGTTTCGTCGACTTTTTTCACTTAGATGGAAAGGAAGATTGTACTTGATGACATATGCTGGAAGAAGAGCTGCTCGTGGGCTAATGAACTGCATCATTAAGAAGCACAAGGAAAAACTTTGTTGGAGAGGTGAATGGAAATTGTCTGACATGCGCATCGAAGATGGATTGTTTGTTATTGACACAGAAGCATTGTATGTTGCGGATGTCGAGGGTATGGCTTGGGATTATAAGAAGTACATTGAGCTTCTGAATCCTTTCTATGTCACAGTTGAACAATCCTCCTCCTCTGGGTCAAAGAAAAAACAATCCTCTTCCTCTGGGTCAAAGAAAAAAcaatcctcctcctcgtcgtcaaaAGAAAAACAATCCTCCAATAGTCCACCATATTGGGAAATTCTTCAAACTGACACCATGGCGATGCCAGATCCGTTCAAGGACCCAAAGGCATTTGACAGATTTCAGAAGTACATGTCTGCACACTTTGCATTCATGCCACCAGTTAGTATATTTCAGTTTCTTTGTCTGCTATTTAGCATTTGTGATGGACTGCGGCCAAACAGCGATCAACAATATGGACCGTTGAACGTTAAGCCGAAGGGTGTTGAAAATTGGACACCCAAGGCTATAGGAGTATTTCTGTTTAATGACGTCTTCTTCTATTCGAAGAATGGTGTCATTGTCAATGCGTATAGTAATACGTACTGGTATATGCTAAAGTTTGTTAGACATTTCTCTTCACATATTCTAAGTCTGACAAAG AACACTGAAGGCCAAGACGTCCAAGATATGATCTTAATACATTTAATGCTAGCCTGTCGTCTTGATCGTAATTTGGCATCACTAATTCGACACATTGTTAATCAAACAAACATGGATGGACT ATTTTTACGTGCATGGCAAGCGCTCTTAGCTTCAGA TGATAAAATCGAGGAGGATTTCTTAGAAGATCAAGtatctgaatctgaggatgaagaaaGTGACACTGATGTTGAAGAGACAAG GGATGAAATCGAGGATGAAGATATTGCAGATCTTGAACCGTTCAAATCTGAGGATGAAGAGTGA
- the LOC123189380 gene encoding uncharacterized protein isoform X6, whose amino-acid sequence MQFKNLEGKLIVRILEQRSSQKDGVAMMLLDIRRRSMEGEKITSEVLFAVLDGASEKTLLRSDIRNCKEGGIWDVSPSDIITDMNSLLACHSYLLEKALMNKWLQYKAALAYKVGEDLIAAEKRGKKVNDQNSQGELDISAHSTEDHSSNSTDQHDSPPLEGTKGHSSNSTGQHDDPPLEGTGDGTKDDSQSLKHTEDDSIGNLYDLILEFLRSFRNNDPKKFYRGEIETIKYMGNLDIHIHFPHMKEYSAELAAYIIDHHDSDGVKADISRAAPQYLVEHNIGKPEEEIREGIKVIMVDLPSPTSNMSFKKYARLNKLTRPFKLPKKFRRLFSLRWKGRLYLMTYAGRRAARGLMNCIIKKHKEKLCWRGEWKLSDMRIEDGLFVIDTEALYVADVEGMAWDYKKYIELLNPFYVTVEQSSSSGSKKKQSSSSGSKKKQSSSSSSKEKQSSNSPPYWEILQTDTMAMPDPFKDPKAFDRFQKYMSAHFAFMPPVSIFQFLCLLFSICDGLRPNSDQQYGPLNVKPKGVENWTPKAIGVFLFNDVFFYSKNGVIVNAYSNTYWYMLKFVRHFSSHILSLTKNTEGQDVQDMILIHLMLACRLDRNLASLIRHIVNQTNMDGLFLRAWQALLASDDKIEEDFLEDQVSESEDEESDTDVEETRDEIEDEDIADLEPFKSEDEE is encoded by the exons ATGCAATTTAAG AATCTTGAGGGAAAACTCATTGTGCGAATACTAGAACAGCGATCTTCTCAAAAGGACGGAGTTGCTATGATGTTGTTG GACATTAGGCGTCGTTCCATGGAAGGAGAAAAGATAACGTCAGAAGTTCTGTTTGCTGTTCTCGATGGCGCCAGCGAGAAAACTTTGTTACGCTCTGATATTCGTAATTGCAAAGAGGGAGGAATATGGGACGTCAGTCCGAGTGACATCATAACTGACATGAACTCATTGCTTGCATGTCACAGCTACTTGCTTGAGAAGGCATTG ATGAACAAATGGTTACAATACAAGGCTGCACTAGCATATAAAGTTGGGGAAGATCTTATTGCCGCGGAGAAAAG GGGAAAGAAGGTCAACGACCAAAACAGTCAGGGAGAGCTGGATATTTCTGCTCATTCTACCGAAGATCATAGTTCTAATTCTACTGACCAACATGATAGCCCACCTTTAGAAGGCACCAAAGGTCATAGTTCTAATTCTACTGGCCAACATGATGATCCACCTTTAGAAGGCACTGGAGACGGTACAAAAGATGACAG CCAATCCTTAAAACATACTGAAGACGACAGCATTGGCAATCTGTATGATTTGATTCTTGAATTCCTTAGGAG CTTTAGGAACAACGACCCCAAAAAGTTCTACAGAGGCGAAATTGAAACGATTAAGTATATGGGCAATTTGGATATACACATTCATTTTCCGCACATGAAAGAGTATTCTGCAGAACTTGCTGCATATATTATTGATCATCATGACAGTGACGG GGTTAAAGCTGATATATCACGTGCTGCTCCTCAATACCTTGTTGAACATAACATTGGAAAACCTGAGGAAGAGATACGTGAGGGTATAAAAGTGATAATGGTGGATCTGCCCTCACCAACCAG TAACATGTCCTTTAAGAAATATGCTAGGCTAAACAAGTTGACAAGGCCTTTTAAACTTCCGAAGAAGTTTCGTCGACTTTTTTCACTTAGATGGAAAGGAAGATTGTACTTGATGACATATGCTGGAAGAAGAGCTGCTCGTGGGCTAATGAACTGCATCATTAAGAAGCACAAGGAAAAACTTTGTTGGAGAGGTGAATGGAAATTGTCTGACATGCGCATCGAAGATGGATTGTTTGTTATTGACACAGAAGCATTGTATGTTGCGGATGTCGAGGGTATGGCTTGGGATTATAAGAAGTACATTGAGCTTCTGAATCCTTTCTATGTCACAGTTGAACAATCCTCCTCCTCTGGGTCAAAGAAAAAACAATCCTCTTCCTCTGGGTCAAAGAAAAAAcaatcctcctcctcgtcgtcaaaAGAAAAACAATCCTCCAATAGTCCACCATATTGGGAAATTCTTCAAACTGACACCATGGCGATGCCAGATCCGTTCAAGGACCCAAAGGCATTTGACAGATTTCAGAAGTACATGTCTGCACACTTTGCATTCATGCCACCAGTTAGTATATTTCAGTTTCTTTGTCTGCTATTTAGCATTTGTGATGGACTGCGGCCAAACAGCGATCAACAATATGGACCGTTGAACGTTAAGCCGAAGGGTGTTGAAAATTGGACACCCAAGGCTATAGGAGTATTTCTGTTTAATGACGTCTTCTTCTATTCGAAGAATGGTGTCATTGTCAATGCGTATAGTAATACGTACTGGTATATGCTAAAGTTTGTTAGACATTTCTCTTCACATATTCTAAGTCTGACAAAG AACACTGAAGGCCAAGACGTCCAAGATATGATCTTAATACATTTAATGCTAGCCTGTCGTCTTGATCGTAATTTGGCATCACTAATTCGACACATTGTTAATCAAACAAACATGGATGGACT ATTTTTACGTGCATGGCAAGCGCTCTTAGCTTCAGA TGATAAAATCGAGGAGGATTTCTTAGAAGATCAAGtatctgaatctgaggatgaagaaaGTGACACTGATGTTGAAGAGACAAG GGATGAAATCGAGGATGAAGATATTGCAGATCTTGAACCGTTCAAATCTGAGGATGAAGAGTGA
- the LOC123189380 gene encoding uncharacterized protein isoform X3 encodes MQFKNLEGKLIVRILEQRSSQKDGVAMMLLDIRRRSMEGEKITSEVLFAVLDGASEKTLLRSDIRNCKEGGIWDVSPSDIITDMNSLLACHSYLLEKALMNKWLQYKAALAYKVGEDLIAAEKSRGKKVNDQNSQGELDISAHSTEDHSSNSTDQHDSPPLEGTKGHSSNSTGQHDDPPLEGTGDGTKDDSSQSLKHTEDDSIGNLYDLILEFLRSFRNNDPKKFYRGEIETIKYMGNLDIHIHFPHMKEYSAELAAYIIDHHDSDGVKADISRAAPQYLVEHNIGKPEEEIREGIKVIMVDLPSPTSNMSFKKYARLNKLTRPFKLPKKFRRLFSLRWKGRLYLMTYAGRRAARGLMNCIIKKHKEKLCWRGEWKLSDMRIEDGLFVIDTEALYVADVEGMAWDYKKYIELLNPFYVTVEQSSSSGSKKKQSSSSGSKKKQSSSSSSKEKQSSNSPPYWEILQTDTMAMPDPFKDPKAFDRFQKYMSAHFAFMPPVSIFQFLCLLFSICDGLRPNSDQQYGPLNVKPKGVENWTPKAIGVFLFNDVFFYSKNGVIVNAYSNTYWYMLKFVRHFSSHILSLTKNTEGQDVQDMILIHLMLACRLDRNLASLIRHIVNQTNMDGLFLRAWQALLASDDKIEEDFLEDQVSESEDEESDTDVEETRDEIEDEDIADLEPFKSEDEE; translated from the exons ATGCAATTTAAG AATCTTGAGGGAAAACTCATTGTGCGAATACTAGAACAGCGATCTTCTCAAAAGGACGGAGTTGCTATGATGTTGTTG GACATTAGGCGTCGTTCCATGGAAGGAGAAAAGATAACGTCAGAAGTTCTGTTTGCTGTTCTCGATGGCGCCAGCGAGAAAACTTTGTTACGCTCTGATATTCGTAATTGCAAAGAGGGAGGAATATGGGACGTCAGTCCGAGTGACATCATAACTGACATGAACTCATTGCTTGCATGTCACAGCTACTTGCTTGAGAAGGCATTG ATGAACAAATGGTTACAATACAAGGCTGCACTAGCATATAAAGTTGGGGAAGATCTTATTGCCGCGGAGAAAAG TAGGGGAAAGAAGGTCAACGACCAAAACAGTCAGGGAGAGCTGGATATTTCTGCTCATTCTACCGAAGATCATAGTTCTAATTCTACTGACCAACATGATAGCCCACCTTTAGAAGGCACCAAAGGTCATAGTTCTAATTCTACTGGCCAACATGATGATCCACCTTTAGAAGGCACTGGAGACGGTACAAAAGATGACAG TAGCCAATCCTTAAAACATACTGAAGACGACAGCATTGGCAATCTGTATGATTTGATTCTTGAATTCCTTAGGAG CTTTAGGAACAACGACCCCAAAAAGTTCTACAGAGGCGAAATTGAAACGATTAAGTATATGGGCAATTTGGATATACACATTCATTTTCCGCACATGAAAGAGTATTCTGCAGAACTTGCTGCATATATTATTGATCATCATGACAGTGACGG GGTTAAAGCTGATATATCACGTGCTGCTCCTCAATACCTTGTTGAACATAACATTGGAAAACCTGAGGAAGAGATACGTGAGGGTATAAAAGTGATAATGGTGGATCTGCCCTCACCAACCAG TAACATGTCCTTTAAGAAATATGCTAGGCTAAACAAGTTGACAAGGCCTTTTAAACTTCCGAAGAAGTTTCGTCGACTTTTTTCACTTAGATGGAAAGGAAGATTGTACTTGATGACATATGCTGGAAGAAGAGCTGCTCGTGGGCTAATGAACTGCATCATTAAGAAGCACAAGGAAAAACTTTGTTGGAGAGGTGAATGGAAATTGTCTGACATGCGCATCGAAGATGGATTGTTTGTTATTGACACAGAAGCATTGTATGTTGCGGATGTCGAGGGTATGGCTTGGGATTATAAGAAGTACATTGAGCTTCTGAATCCTTTCTATGTCACAGTTGAACAATCCTCCTCCTCTGGGTCAAAGAAAAAACAATCCTCTTCCTCTGGGTCAAAGAAAAAAcaatcctcctcctcgtcgtcaaaAGAAAAACAATCCTCCAATAGTCCACCATATTGGGAAATTCTTCAAACTGACACCATGGCGATGCCAGATCCGTTCAAGGACCCAAAGGCATTTGACAGATTTCAGAAGTACATGTCTGCACACTTTGCATTCATGCCACCAGTTAGTATATTTCAGTTTCTTTGTCTGCTATTTAGCATTTGTGATGGACTGCGGCCAAACAGCGATCAACAATATGGACCGTTGAACGTTAAGCCGAAGGGTGTTGAAAATTGGACACCCAAGGCTATAGGAGTATTTCTGTTTAATGACGTCTTCTTCTATTCGAAGAATGGTGTCATTGTCAATGCGTATAGTAATACGTACTGGTATATGCTAAAGTTTGTTAGACATTTCTCTTCACATATTCTAAGTCTGACAAAG AACACTGAAGGCCAAGACGTCCAAGATATGATCTTAATACATTTAATGCTAGCCTGTCGTCTTGATCGTAATTTGGCATCACTAATTCGACACATTGTTAATCAAACAAACATGGATGGACT ATTTTTACGTGCATGGCAAGCGCTCTTAGCTTCAGA TGATAAAATCGAGGAGGATTTCTTAGAAGATCAAGtatctgaatctgaggatgaagaaaGTGACACTGATGTTGAAGAGACAAG GGATGAAATCGAGGATGAAGATATTGCAGATCTTGAACCGTTCAAATCTGAGGATGAAGAGTGA
- the LOC123189380 gene encoding uncharacterized protein isoform X2 yields the protein MQFKNLEGKLIVRILEQRSSQKDGVAMMLLDIRRRSMEGEKITSEVLFAVLDGASEKTLLRSDIRNCKEGGIWDVSPSDIITDMNSLLACHSYLLEKALMNKWLQYKAALAYKVGEDLIAAEKRGKKVNDQNSQGELDISAHSTEDHSSNSTDQHDSPPLEGTKGHSSNSTGQHDDPPLEGTGDGTKDDRVQSSQSLKHTEDDSIGNLYDLILEFLRSFRNNDPKKFYRGEIETIKYMGNLDIHIHFPHMKEYSAELAAYIIDHHDSDGVKADISRAAPQYLVEHNIGKPEEEIREGIKVIMVDLPSPTSNMSFKKYARLNKLTRPFKLPKKFRRLFSLRWKGRLYLMTYAGRRAARGLMNCIIKKHKEKLCWRGEWKLSDMRIEDGLFVIDTEALYVADVEGMAWDYKKYIELLNPFYVTVEQSSSSGSKKKQSSSSGSKKKQSSSSSSKEKQSSNSPPYWEILQTDTMAMPDPFKDPKAFDRFQKYMSAHFAFMPPVSIFQFLCLLFSICDGLRPNSDQQYGPLNVKPKGVENWTPKAIGVFLFNDVFFYSKNGVIVNAYSNTYWYMLKFVRHFSSHILSLTKNTEGQDVQDMILIHLMLACRLDRNLASLIRHIVNQTNMDGLFLRAWQALLASDDKIEEDFLEDQVSESEDEESDTDVEETRDEIEDEDIADLEPFKSEDEE from the exons ATGCAATTTAAG AATCTTGAGGGAAAACTCATTGTGCGAATACTAGAACAGCGATCTTCTCAAAAGGACGGAGTTGCTATGATGTTGTTG GACATTAGGCGTCGTTCCATGGAAGGAGAAAAGATAACGTCAGAAGTTCTGTTTGCTGTTCTCGATGGCGCCAGCGAGAAAACTTTGTTACGCTCTGATATTCGTAATTGCAAAGAGGGAGGAATATGGGACGTCAGTCCGAGTGACATCATAACTGACATGAACTCATTGCTTGCATGTCACAGCTACTTGCTTGAGAAGGCATTG ATGAACAAATGGTTACAATACAAGGCTGCACTAGCATATAAAGTTGGGGAAGATCTTATTGCCGCGGAGAAAAG GGGAAAGAAGGTCAACGACCAAAACAGTCAGGGAGAGCTGGATATTTCTGCTCATTCTACCGAAGATCATAGTTCTAATTCTACTGACCAACATGATAGCCCACCTTTAGAAGGCACCAAAGGTCATAGTTCTAATTCTACTGGCCAACATGATGATCCACCTTTAGAAGGCACTGGAGACGGTACAAAAGATGACAG GGTTCAAAGTAGCCAATCCTTAAAACATACTGAAGACGACAGCATTGGCAATCTGTATGATTTGATTCTTGAATTCCTTAGGAG CTTTAGGAACAACGACCCCAAAAAGTTCTACAGAGGCGAAATTGAAACGATTAAGTATATGGGCAATTTGGATATACACATTCATTTTCCGCACATGAAAGAGTATTCTGCAGAACTTGCTGCATATATTATTGATCATCATGACAGTGACGG GGTTAAAGCTGATATATCACGTGCTGCTCCTCAATACCTTGTTGAACATAACATTGGAAAACCTGAGGAAGAGATACGTGAGGGTATAAAAGTGATAATGGTGGATCTGCCCTCACCAACCAG TAACATGTCCTTTAAGAAATATGCTAGGCTAAACAAGTTGACAAGGCCTTTTAAACTTCCGAAGAAGTTTCGTCGACTTTTTTCACTTAGATGGAAAGGAAGATTGTACTTGATGACATATGCTGGAAGAAGAGCTGCTCGTGGGCTAATGAACTGCATCATTAAGAAGCACAAGGAAAAACTTTGTTGGAGAGGTGAATGGAAATTGTCTGACATGCGCATCGAAGATGGATTGTTTGTTATTGACACAGAAGCATTGTATGTTGCGGATGTCGAGGGTATGGCTTGGGATTATAAGAAGTACATTGAGCTTCTGAATCCTTTCTATGTCACAGTTGAACAATCCTCCTCCTCTGGGTCAAAGAAAAAACAATCCTCTTCCTCTGGGTCAAAGAAAAAAcaatcctcctcctcgtcgtcaaaAGAAAAACAATCCTCCAATAGTCCACCATATTGGGAAATTCTTCAAACTGACACCATGGCGATGCCAGATCCGTTCAAGGACCCAAAGGCATTTGACAGATTTCAGAAGTACATGTCTGCACACTTTGCATTCATGCCACCAGTTAGTATATTTCAGTTTCTTTGTCTGCTATTTAGCATTTGTGATGGACTGCGGCCAAACAGCGATCAACAATATGGACCGTTGAACGTTAAGCCGAAGGGTGTTGAAAATTGGACACCCAAGGCTATAGGAGTATTTCTGTTTAATGACGTCTTCTTCTATTCGAAGAATGGTGTCATTGTCAATGCGTATAGTAATACGTACTGGTATATGCTAAAGTTTGTTAGACATTTCTCTTCACATATTCTAAGTCTGACAAAG AACACTGAAGGCCAAGACGTCCAAGATATGATCTTAATACATTTAATGCTAGCCTGTCGTCTTGATCGTAATTTGGCATCACTAATTCGACACATTGTTAATCAAACAAACATGGATGGACT ATTTTTACGTGCATGGCAAGCGCTCTTAGCTTCAGA TGATAAAATCGAGGAGGATTTCTTAGAAGATCAAGtatctgaatctgaggatgaagaaaGTGACACTGATGTTGAAGAGACAAG GGATGAAATCGAGGATGAAGATATTGCAGATCTTGAACCGTTCAAATCTGAGGATGAAGAGTGA